In the Arachis stenosperma cultivar V10309 chromosome 8, arast.V10309.gnm1.PFL2, whole genome shotgun sequence genome, gttaatccgaaaAGACAAAGTATCTTTGAAGCCTCAACCGTTCTCATACCATTGATTTCACACCTATCTAGTaacgttttatttatttatctggTTTATGCGTTTTCTCGTGACAACTATATTTTCTATCCGCCTAACTAAATCTGCAAGGTAACCATTGCTTGCTCAAACCAACAgttctcgtgggatcgaccctcactcacctgagatattacttggacgacccggtatacttgtcGGCCTATCTATACGAAACGTGAGGAgtcaattttgtgcaccaagtttttggcgccgttgccgggaattgttcAGATTTGACAAACTATCagattatcttgttgcttagattaggtactttttattattttgttttgtgtcttttgttttctcttcaaaaaattttcaaaatcttttcttttctttattaatctttgtcttttatttgagtctactgtcagttcttaagtttggtgtcttttgtgtgttctttattttctttgaattttcgaaTTGTTCTTGAGTGTTCTTTGTGGTATTCAagtttttcttatttcttttcttgttttgatcttaaaaacttttaaatttggtgtcttttagtgtttgttttcttaattttcgaaaattagtgtcttttgatctaaaaattttaagtttggtgtcttttggttgtttttctctttcttcattaattcaaaaaataaaaaatatatcttttttatctttattcataaaaatttcgaaaattccaaaaaaaaattcaaattttaattttcaaatcattatcttatcttatcttaaagtcaaactttaaattttaaatcttatctttttaaatcttttcaaatcttttcttttaacTTCATcctttcttatcttatctttcttttaaattttaaaattcaaaactttttcaaactttatcttatcttttcatctttctttaattttaaaaaatcctatcttatcttatttcaaattcaaattttaaaagctcaatttcaaaattcaaaatttaaaatttaaaattttaaaattaaatctttttcaaaagtaaaatcttttcaattttttaaaatcaaatcattttcaaatctcctatcttatcttaatttcaaatctttcttaattagttacttattttctctttctatcttaatttcaaatctttcttaatttctctcttctatttttgaaaactttcttcttccttctctctcttctttttcgaaaatcacatatttagttttcaaatttttttaatcaattagtTATCTAagtctttaattttcttttcattttcgaattcaatcaataaataaaaataaaaataaaaatattttaattttagtttccCTTTCTACCTCTTAAATCCAATCTCTCCTACCTTTCTTCACTATGAACCCAAATGGGAATGAACAATTCAGAAGAACTTTAGGGTCCTACATGGTCCccactcctgacttctatgggagaagtaTCAGTATACCCCCCATTAGAATaagcaattttgagctaaaTTTTCAGCTCATTATtctggtgcagcaaaactgtcagtactctagacttccacaggaagagcctactgagtttctggcaaaTATTTTACAAATTACTGATACAATACACACTGAGGGAGAAGATTAGGATGTTTACATACTGCTACTCCTttcctttgctgtaagagatcaaGCAAAGAGGTGGTTAGATAACCAACCTAAATCTAGCTTGAAAACATGAAAGCAGCTAGTAGACAAGTTTCTGAATCAATACTTTTTCCCAAGAAAGTTGACCCAGTTAAtactggacatccaaggcttcaagcAAGAGAATAATGAATCTCTTCATGATGCCTGGGAGAAGTATAGAAGAATGCTACGAAAATTTCCCActgaaatatttttagaatgggtgcaattagacatcttctattatggccTCACAGACATGGCTtggatgtctttagaccactttGCTGGTGGCTCTATACATAtaagaaaaacaattgaagaggctcacaAATTTATTAAGACAGTTGCCATAACCAGCATCTGTACTTGGGTGATGAGACTTCCATAAAAAGAGAGGTAAGGTAATATCTAATGAATCTAACCCTCTAGAACAAAATGGCCCATTGACTCAGTAGCTACACGCCCTTACACAGCAGTTGCTGGAATTACAAGAGGCTTTGCGAGAAATTCAGACTTCTAACAGGAATGTAGAAGCACAGCTGAGTTAAACTAGACAGCAATTATCTAAGCAGATAAAAGATGAATGTCAACCAATCTAACTGAAGAGTGGGAAAACATTGAACACCTAACCTCAAACAACAGGAGACCAGGGGAAGAAAAGCCGACAGAGGATAACCAGACTGCTATCCAAGACACCTCTGAGGATGTTGCATGCCCAAAGAGAAATGTcattggcgttcaatgccaagaaGGGGTGCTtaatcctggcgttgaacgcccaaaagggggcAACACTCTTAGCGCTCAATGCCAAGAAGGGATACCCACCCTTAGCGTTGAACGCCTACAAGGGAACAAtgttcctggcgttgaacgccaggaaggcGACAATaagggcgttgaacgcccaaccaGGGATGGTCAGACACATGCAAGTGCTGATAAGACCCTTCCTAAGCAAGCTACTAACCTCCTTTCCAATTCTGTAGGCATTTAGCCTACATCAACTAAAATTGATGAGTACAGGACCAAGATGCCATTTTCTCAGAAGCTCCACCAAGCGGAAAAGGATAAACAGTTTGTTTGCTTTGCGGATTATCTCAAGACACTTGAGATCAAGATCCCTTTTGCAGAGACTCTTGAGTAGATACCTTTTCAtgccaagttcatgaaagactcttaagtcataagaaagaTTGGAGAGAGGTAGAAATAGTCCTCCTCACTAAAGAATGCAATGCAGTAATCCAAAAGAGCTTAGAGAAACTCAAAGATCTtaggagctttatgataccctgcacCTTAGGGGATGCCTGCACAAagatagccctatgtgatcttggagcaagtattaacttaatacctgcattaTTAATAAAGAGACTCTATTTAACTCACGAAGTTAAACCAACCCGCATATGTCTTTCACTAGCTGATGGTTCTGTTAAACttccatcaggcgtgattgaggacatgattgttaGGGTTGGACCCTTTGATTTCCCCACAGCCTTTGTCATGCTGAAAATGGatgagcacaagagtgcaaccctCATTCTAGGAAAGCCCTTTCTAGCTCCAGGACAGACCCTCATTGACATTCAGAAAGGAGAAgtaaccctaagagtcaatgaggatgagtttatgCTAAAtattgtcaaagccatgcaacatccagacactcCAGAGGAGTGCATGAGTATTGATATCATTGATTCCCTGGTGGAAGAAGTGAATATGGCTGAAGGACTCGAAGAAGAGTTGAACGACATCTTTTATGATGCTCAGCCTGAGTTAGAGGAGCCAGAGGAAATAAGGGAACCTCTGAAAACTACTAAGGAGGAGAACAAGCCTCCTAAACTCGAGCTCAAGCCATTACCATcctccttgaaatatgcatttcttggagATGGAGATACTTATCatgtgattataagctctgccttatAGCCACAGGAAGAAAAAGCACTAATCcaagtgctaaagacacacaagacaactcttggGTGTACAATAAGTGACCTTAAGGCCATTAGCCCAACccgatgcatgcacaagatcttgttGAAAAATGtcgccaaaccagtggttcaaccacaaaggcaaCTGAATCCATCCATGAAGGAAGTTGTGCAAAATGAAGTCACAAAATTATGGGAGGCTGAGATTATTTATCCCATCTCTGACAACCCctaggtgagccctgtccaagtggttcccaaaaagggaggcatgacagtggttcataatgaaaagaatgaacttaTTCCTACgaggacagttacagggtggtgTATGTGCATCAACTACAGGCGGCTCAATAACGCCACcaaaaaggatcattttcctttaccatttatAGACCAAATGCTGGAGAGACAGGTCATGCAttctactgctttttggatggctattcaggctataaccaaattacagtagatcctcaggaccaagaaaaTACATCATTTATATGCCCATATGGCGTGTTTGCTTATAGgcggatgccatttggcctatgcaatgcacttgccacctttcagaggtgtatgctcTCCATCGTCTCTAATATGGTGGAGAAGTTTCTTGAAgtattcatggatgacttctctatCTTTGGAGATTCATTTGAATCCCGCCTTGACCATTTAGCCCTAGTTCTCAAACGATGCCAAGAGACAAACCTGATTTTAAACTGGaaaaaatgtcacttcatggtgactgaCGAAATTGTTCTTGGATATCggatttcaaacaagggaatagaagtggatcaaactaaggtggaggtaattgagcGATTACCACCACCCACTAATGTCAAGGGAATCATAAGTTTTTTGGGATATGTAGGATTCTACaagaggtttataaaagatttttccaaaatcgCAAAATTCATGTGCAACTTACTAGCTACCgacactccatttgtctttgatcAAGAATGTATGCAGGCCTTtaagactctgaaagctaagcttaTCACTGTACCTGTCATCTCTGTACCCAATTGGGACCTACCATTCGAagtgatgtgtgatgccagtgaccatgctattggcGCAGTTCTGGAGCAGAGACaagacaagcttctgcatgtcatttattatgccagtcgtgttttaaataaCGCGCAGAAAAACTACACTGccacagaaaaggaattacTTGCAGAGGTTTATGCCATTGAAAAGTTCGGATCCTATCTAATAAGATCTAAGGTCATTAtctacactgaccatgctgctcttaaatatctactcaccaAGCATGATTCTAAACCCAGGCTGATAAGATGGGTATTTCTCctgtaagagtttgatatagaaatcaGAAACAGAAAAAGGTCAGAAAATCAAGTGGCTGACTACTTGTATCGGATTgaaccagtagaagggacaTCTCCTCCCTCTACTGAGGtgtctgaaacctttccggatgagtaACTCTTTGCTATCCGGATAACACCTTGGTTTGTtgatattgcaaattacaagGCAATAAGATTCATCCCCAAGAAATACAGTAAGTAGCAAACCCGAAAACTCATTCATGATGCTAGATACTACTTGTgagatgaaccatatctctttaagagatgctcGGATGGGATAATCCGCCGCTGTGTATCTGAAGAGGAGGCACAGAAAATTCTTTGGCACTGCCATGGCTCCGattatggaggacactttggaagtgagcgaatagCCACAAAAGTTCTCCAAAGTGATTTCTACTGGCCCACACTCTTTAAGGATTGTTGAGAGTTTGTCCGTTGCTGTGACAGTTACCAAAGggctggcaatctacctcatgGTCACAAcatgcctcagcaaggaatCCTAGAAATtaagctgtttgatgtatgggatatagacttcatgggtcctttcccaccttcatactcaaacacctatatcCTTGT is a window encoding:
- the LOC130946064 gene encoding uncharacterized protein LOC130946064 produces the protein MIPCTLGDACTKIALCDLGASINLIPALLIKRLYLTHEVKPTRICLSLADGSVKLPSGVIEDMIVRVGPFDFPTAFVMLKMDEHKSATLILGKPFLAPGQTLIDIQKGEVTLRVNEDEFMLNIVKAMQHPDTPEECMSIDIIDSLVEEVNMAEGLEEELNDIFYDAQPELEEPEEIREPLKTTKEENKPPKLELKPLPSSLKYAFLGDGDTYHVIISSAL